One window from the genome of Pandoraea fibrosis encodes:
- a CDS encoding LysR substrate-binding domain-containing protein — protein MSRRQPPPLHALRVFETAARAESLSAAAQELSITHGAVSRQIALLEDWLGQTLFVRQGQRNVATDHARAFAAEISAAFDRIDDAALRFGKAPQTRIVRVNAQTTLAMHWLIARLPAFHASHPDVQVVVTTSSSADPAFRGGFDVAMRRDPPPRPEWQPYEKAVLFTEQASVVAAPALLDAIPLRRLKDLAKHAFVATQTRVGAWEDWLSAAGVPALRPVRFHRFDHYHVSLQAVIDRLGLGIGCTPTLGRELAAGRLAMPFPDVQVPGATYVTLVPRDADKSRPLRDFLTWVHDAANERATDLTPSAERSTSRATRRTHAGNDE, from the coding sequence ATGTCGCGTCGTCAACCCCCCCCGTTGCACGCGTTACGTGTGTTCGAGACGGCCGCACGCGCCGAAAGTCTCAGCGCGGCCGCGCAGGAATTGTCGATCACTCATGGGGCGGTGAGCCGTCAGATCGCGCTGCTGGAAGATTGGCTTGGGCAGACGTTGTTCGTCAGGCAGGGGCAACGTAACGTCGCAACCGACCATGCCCGCGCGTTCGCCGCCGAGATCAGTGCGGCATTCGACCGGATTGACGATGCTGCCCTGCGCTTCGGCAAAGCGCCGCAAACCCGTATCGTGCGCGTGAATGCGCAAACCACGCTCGCCATGCATTGGCTGATCGCACGCTTGCCCGCGTTTCACGCGTCGCATCCCGACGTGCAAGTGGTCGTGACCACATCGAGCAGCGCCGACCCGGCGTTTCGCGGCGGCTTCGATGTCGCGATGCGGCGCGATCCGCCGCCGCGTCCCGAATGGCAGCCCTACGAGAAGGCCGTGCTGTTCACCGAGCAGGCGAGCGTCGTCGCTGCGCCCGCGCTGCTCGACGCCATCCCCCTACGGCGTTTGAAGGATCTCGCGAAGCATGCCTTCGTCGCGACACAGACCCGCGTGGGCGCGTGGGAGGACTGGCTGAGTGCCGCCGGCGTGCCCGCTTTGCGGCCAGTGCGATTCCATCGCTTCGACCACTACCACGTGAGCTTGCAAGCCGTCATCGACAGGCTGGGACTGGGGATCGGTTGCACGCCGACGCTCGGGCGCGAACTGGCCGCCGGCCGTCTGGCCATGCCTTTTCCGGACGTTCAGGTGCCAGGCGCGACTTACGTCACACTGGTGCCGCGCGATGCCGACAAGTCGCGGCCGTTACGGGACTTCCTGACGTGGGTGCATGACGCTGCCAACGAGAGGGCCACCGACCTCACTCCTTCGGCCGAACGCTCCACTTCCCGGGCGACACGCCGAACGCACGCCGGAAATGACGAGTGA
- a CDS encoding phosphatase PAP2 family protein, which yields MSSSWITITNFGGAAVTVPAAAALTLWLLCARAWRMAFTWVALFGVASLVVAASKVMFLGWGLGVRELDFTGVSGHTMLAATVYPVIFWLLLRRLTWLWRVLGMAAVVVASIAVGASRVALSAHSISESVAGCAVGFAVCAAFAWFTRHDEAPNLKTLPMAASLFVLVMWLHGERVPTQRWITHIALTLSGREQPFRRISWHARKPSPPPAVPALPPASGIPAPSR from the coding sequence ATGTCTAGCTCCTGGATCACTATCACCAATTTCGGCGGCGCGGCCGTCACAGTGCCCGCCGCTGCCGCTCTGACCCTCTGGTTGCTCTGCGCCCGCGCGTGGCGCATGGCGTTCACCTGGGTGGCGCTGTTTGGCGTGGCGTCGCTCGTCGTCGCGGCCTCCAAAGTCATGTTCCTCGGCTGGGGCCTCGGCGTGCGCGAACTCGACTTCACCGGCGTGAGCGGTCATACGATGCTCGCCGCGACGGTATACCCGGTCATTTTCTGGCTGCTCTTGCGCCGTCTCACCTGGCTCTGGCGTGTGCTCGGCATGGCCGCCGTGGTCGTGGCCAGCATAGCCGTCGGTGCATCACGGGTAGCGCTCTCGGCACACTCGATTTCGGAGTCGGTCGCCGGCTGCGCGGTGGGCTTTGCCGTCTGCGCAGCGTTTGCGTGGTTCACACGGCACGACGAGGCGCCCAACCTCAAGACCCTGCCGATGGCGGCGAGTCTCTTCGTCCTCGTGATGTGGCTGCACGGCGAACGGGTGCCGACACAACGCTGGATCACCCACATCGCGCTGACGCTCTCCGGTCGCGAACAACCATTCCGGCGAATCAGTTGGCACGCGCGCAAGCCCTCGCCGCCCCCGGCAGTCCCCGCGCTCCCGCCGGCATCGGGCATTCCCGCGCCCTCTCGGTGA
- a CDS encoding M23 family metallopeptidase has protein sequence MSFSSPSFKRTCAALDGGARGLRKQGEGRRSRWPALFVWLCMALPLSAMASVSDTNDTLRQHPRLTPSLASSHATSSASGASASSTSGATTRYSVCSQAMPLYPASVSANALRCQTVALTARSNTLRSTPRPAPMLRASRALVMPVTYSRISSDYGTRYHPVRRVKHSHTGIDLVAPHGAPVRVIAQGVVKTIGYERRGFGRYVVIEHRYDNETIYAHLSATARGLRVGQTVKAGDVIGAVGKTGMVTGAHLHFELRRDGVPADPRPLLRRTANASQANTVVNNVCQGLLEDLPSCHAPGRAGAAERWQYSPL, from the coding sequence ATGTCTTTCTCTTCTCCTTCCTTCAAGCGTACGTGCGCCGCGTTGGACGGCGGTGCACGCGGCCTGCGGAAGCAGGGCGAAGGCCGCCGCTCTCGCTGGCCTGCCTTGTTCGTCTGGCTATGCATGGCCTTGCCGTTGTCCGCGATGGCCAGCGTGAGCGATACGAACGACACATTGCGTCAGCATCCGCGCCTGACGCCGTCATTGGCGTCCTCCCATGCCACTTCTTCCGCATCGGGGGCGAGTGCGTCGTCGACGAGCGGCGCCACCACGCGCTATTCCGTTTGCAGTCAGGCCATGCCGCTGTATCCCGCCTCGGTGAGCGCCAACGCTTTGCGTTGCCAGACGGTGGCGCTCACCGCGCGATCGAACACGCTCAGGTCTACGCCGAGACCCGCGCCGATGCTGCGTGCCTCGCGAGCCCTTGTCATGCCGGTGACCTATTCGCGCATTTCGTCCGATTACGGCACGCGCTATCACCCCGTGCGGCGCGTGAAGCATTCGCATACGGGCATCGATCTTGTAGCCCCGCACGGCGCGCCGGTGCGTGTGATAGCGCAGGGCGTGGTGAAGACGATCGGTTATGAGAGACGAGGCTTCGGGCGCTACGTCGTGATCGAGCATCGCTACGACAACGAGACGATCTACGCCCACTTGTCGGCCACCGCGCGAGGGCTGCGCGTCGGCCAGACGGTCAAGGCGGGGGATGTGATCGGCGCGGTCGGCAAGACCGGCATGGTGACCGGCGCGCATCTGCATTTCGAACTTCGCAGGGACGGCGTGCCGGCCGATCCGCGCCCGCTGCTTCGCCGCACCGCCAACGCAAGTCAGGCGAATACCGTCGTCAACAACGTCTGTCAGGGGTTGCTGGAAGACCTGCCATCGTGCCATGCGCCCGGGCGAGCGGGGGCTGCCGAGCGCTGGCAGTACTCGCCGCTCTGA
- a CDS encoding AraC family transcriptional regulator — MNALYQPIAPFRNAPLYWRSSLVPGGDMLTAEYNDHTFAPHWHDAYTFACIVEGAERYAYRGGEHVADAGSVAIIHPGEVHTGARETDFGWRYRVFYLPVSFVQGVQRQLSSPLPGLMASEGALPWFGENVIYDNQAMQRLIEAHRLLQTGADPLLAESVLIEAVSMMLIRHAQANVPEMPAHRDAVRVETMKARLSADLTESLSLTALAEAVDLSPFHAARLFSRETGLAPHAWRNQLRLVRALPALRAGTSATDVAVAHGFNDLSHFTRHFRRAFGVSPGKWSVRPKE; from the coding sequence ATGAATGCCCTGTACCAACCCATTGCGCCGTTCCGCAATGCCCCGCTGTACTGGCGCTCGTCGCTGGTGCCCGGCGGGGACATGCTGACGGCCGAATACAACGACCACACCTTTGCGCCGCACTGGCACGATGCGTACACGTTCGCGTGTATCGTCGAAGGCGCAGAGCGCTACGCCTATCGGGGCGGCGAGCATGTGGCAGACGCCGGGTCGGTCGCCATCATTCATCCCGGCGAAGTGCATACCGGCGCGCGCGAGACCGACTTCGGGTGGCGCTACAGAGTGTTCTATCTGCCCGTCAGCTTTGTGCAGGGGGTGCAGCGTCAGTTGAGCAGTCCCTTGCCGGGGCTGATGGCGTCCGAGGGCGCCTTGCCGTGGTTCGGCGAGAACGTCATCTACGACAATCAGGCGATGCAGCGGCTGATCGAAGCCCACCGTCTGTTGCAGACCGGGGCGGACCCGCTGCTGGCGGAAAGCGTGTTGATCGAGGCGGTGTCGATGATGCTGATTCGTCATGCGCAGGCAAACGTGCCGGAGATGCCGGCACATCGTGACGCCGTGCGCGTCGAGACGATGAAGGCGCGACTCTCGGCCGATCTCACCGAATCACTCTCGCTCACGGCGCTGGCCGAGGCCGTCGATCTCTCACCCTTTCATGCCGCACGGTTGTTCTCACGCGAGACGGGCCTCGCGCCGCATGCGTGGCGCAATCAGCTGCGTCTGGTACGCGCGTTGCCCGCCCTTCGGGCGGGGACGTCGGCCACCGACGTCGCGGTGGCACACGGGTTCAACGACCTGTCCCATTTCACTCGTCATTTCCGGCGTGCGTTCGGCGTGTCGCCCGGGAAGTGGAGCGTTCGGCCGAAGGAGTGA
- a CDS encoding cupredoxin domain-containing protein, which produces MKSLLPSTHGMQRRQWLRHVAVVTIATAGTLALTLPAPANAAEADAVHIDNFTFSPATLTVRAGTRVTWTNRDDEPHTVTSSGNPRAFASGALDTDGTFSFVFDKPGTYPYYCAIHPHMTGVIIVK; this is translated from the coding sequence ATGAAATCGCTTCTCCCGAGCACACACGGCATGCAGCGGCGCCAATGGCTGCGTCATGTGGCCGTAGTCACCATAGCGACCGCAGGTACGCTTGCTCTGACACTGCCCGCGCCGGCGAACGCCGCCGAGGCGGATGCCGTTCACATCGACAACTTCACGTTCTCTCCGGCCACGCTCACCGTGCGGGCAGGCACACGGGTCACCTGGACCAACCGCGACGATGAACCGCACACCGTGACCAGCTCGGGCAACCCGCGCGCGTTTGCGTCCGGGGCGCTCGACACCGACGGCACGTTCTCGTTCGTCTTCGACAAACCGGGGACGTATCCGTATTACTGCGCGATTCATCCGCACATGACCGGTGTGATCATCGTGAAATAG
- the tam gene encoding trans-aconitate 2-methyltransferase yields MSQDPSPNAPVNPAWQAAQYVKFEDERTRPVRDLVAAIPTIEDRDVKRVVDIGCGPGNSTQVLAARYAQAQVLGLDSSQDMVDAARARLPQFRFDVADIAQWKDGPFDVMLANAVLQWLPDHETLYPRLIDCLAPGGSLAVQTPDNLDEPAHQLMREVAADPRWASSLRGTERTARHGATFYYPLLRALCSRVDIWRTTYYHPLAGGAPAIVEWFKGSALRPFLAKLDDASRDAFLTRYTEEIAKAYPSLADGTVLLPFPRLFVVATR; encoded by the coding sequence ATGTCGCAAGATCCGTCGCCCAATGCCCCGGTGAATCCGGCGTGGCAAGCCGCGCAGTACGTCAAGTTTGAAGACGAGCGCACGCGTCCTGTGCGCGATCTGGTGGCTGCCATTCCTACCATCGAGGATCGCGATGTCAAACGCGTGGTCGATATCGGCTGCGGCCCGGGCAATTCCACGCAAGTGCTCGCTGCGCGTTATGCGCAGGCGCAAGTGCTGGGCCTGGATAGCTCGCAGGACATGGTCGATGCGGCGCGTGCCCGCCTGCCGCAGTTTCGCTTTGACGTCGCCGATATCGCCCAATGGAAGGACGGGCCGTTCGACGTCATGCTCGCCAATGCGGTCTTGCAATGGCTACCCGATCACGAGACGCTGTATCCGCGTCTGATCGACTGTCTCGCGCCCGGCGGCTCGCTCGCGGTGCAGACGCCCGACAATCTCGACGAACCTGCACATCAACTCATGCGCGAAGTGGCAGCCGATCCCCGCTGGGCGTCGTCGCTCAGGGGCACGGAACGCACGGCGCGGCATGGCGCAACGTTCTACTATCCGTTGCTGCGCGCCCTATGTTCGCGCGTCGACATCTGGCGCACCACGTACTATCACCCGCTCGCTGGCGGTGCGCCGGCGATTGTGGAATGGTTCAAGGGCAGCGCATTGCGGCCGTTCCTCGCCAAGCTCGACGACGCGTCGCGCGACGCTTTCCTGACGCGCTATACCGAAGAAATCGCGAAGGCTTATCCGTCGCTGGCCGACGGTACGGTGTTGCTGCCGTTCCCGCGACTCTTTGTGGTGGCCACGCGCTGA
- a CDS encoding acyltransferase family protein, with product MVFQAAHETPSRSRNDAIDLLRGLSILFVVVHHLALRFRLPLGPSLLGDVLPERVINGLSFNGYEAVFVFFVISGFVITRRSLARYGSLDALRWRNFYALRAVRIFPLLLLLLALLAVMHWMAVPGFIINKPGQSLAGALGAALTMTLNWYEGRTNWLPGAWDVLWSLSIEECFYLAFPWFCLVLRGPWRVLALVVLALSLPWTRAALQGNDIWQEKAYLPGMAAIAWGVLTALAMHRVTLPRGAARAVGAAGVAGLIAVVFFGDVLGRWLHDYLMLLLCASAALWLAAAHGSTRAVPGGLRWLTQMGRWSYEIYLSHMFVVLAVTPAYLAVAGGDMRWTFLVYLPVLVVCTVLGGVLHRYVSGPAARRLLRRQAVPTVAGAM from the coding sequence ATGGTTTTTCAAGCGGCGCACGAGACGCCATCCCGCTCCCGCAACGACGCGATCGATCTGTTGCGCGGCCTGTCCATTCTGTTCGTGGTGGTTCATCACCTCGCGCTCAGGTTTCGGTTACCTCTCGGGCCGAGCCTGTTGGGCGATGTGCTGCCAGAACGCGTCATCAACGGCCTGAGCTTCAACGGTTACGAAGCGGTGTTCGTGTTCTTCGTCATTTCCGGTTTTGTCATCACACGTCGTTCGCTGGCGCGTTATGGCTCGCTTGACGCGCTGCGCTGGCGCAATTTCTATGCCTTGCGCGCCGTGCGCATCTTCCCGCTGCTGTTGTTGCTGCTGGCGTTGCTTGCCGTCATGCACTGGATGGCGGTGCCGGGCTTCATCATCAACAAGCCGGGGCAATCGCTCGCGGGGGCATTGGGCGCCGCACTCACCATGACGCTGAACTGGTACGAGGGCCGCACGAACTGGCTGCCCGGTGCGTGGGATGTGCTCTGGTCGCTGTCCATCGAAGAGTGTTTCTATCTGGCTTTTCCGTGGTTCTGTCTGGTGCTGCGCGGCCCGTGGCGCGTGCTTGCCCTTGTGGTGCTGGCCCTGTCGCTGCCGTGGACGCGCGCCGCGCTGCAAGGCAATGACATCTGGCAAGAGAAGGCGTACCTGCCCGGCATGGCGGCGATCGCGTGGGGCGTGCTCACCGCATTGGCAATGCACCGCGTGACGCTGCCGCGCGGTGCGGCGCGCGCGGTCGGTGCGGCGGGCGTGGCCGGCCTGATCGCAGTGGTTTTTTTCGGCGATGTATTGGGGCGGTGGCTGCACGACTACCTCATGCTGTTGCTCTGCGCGAGTGCCGCGCTCTGGCTTGCTGCCGCGCATGGGTCGACGCGGGCGGTGCCGGGCGGTCTGCGCTGGCTCACACAAATGGGGCGGTGGAGTTACGAGATTTACCTGAGCCACATGTTTGTCGTGTTGGCCGTAACGCCGGCCTACCTCGCGGTGGCGGGCGGCGACATGCGCTGGACTTTCCTCGTCTACCTACCGGTCCTGGTGGTATGCACGGTCCTCGGCGGCGTGCTGCACCGCTATGTCAGCGGCCCGGCAGCCCGGCGCCTGTTACGTCGCCAAGCCGTGCCAACGGTGGCCGGCGCGATGTGA
- a CDS encoding anti-sigma factor family protein, whose product MNKPDEPNDTTQAGGMTDKSAGATPATPVAGEATTLGKMLRDGSLRHEAPQSLRERLRDELAHAERHVSPTPDATATPSVSPRPEPKPETTPVRSNKPDKPGKPPEAAWGPSLAPWLFGGAGGALLGGMAVAMALLVARPPAPPQDPQEMQASVGLQPQEIVASHVRALLSQHPIDVVSTDQHTVKPWFNGRIDYAPPVVNLADKGFPLEGGRLDYVGGRTVAVLVYRTDKHPIDLYVFPARDKGSAAPTISGTDGYTIARWRRAGMTYWAITDAEASHLRVFVEALQAAT is encoded by the coding sequence ATGAATAAGCCCGACGAACCCAACGACACGACCCAGGCGGGCGGGATGACGGACAAGTCCGCTGGCGCGACACCTGCCACACCGGTGGCTGGCGAGGCCACGACGCTCGGCAAGATGTTGCGTGACGGCTCGCTGCGTCACGAGGCACCGCAGTCACTGCGCGAACGCCTGCGCGACGAACTGGCCCATGCCGAACGTCACGTGAGTCCTACCCCCGACGCGACCGCTACACCATCGGTATCGCCGCGGCCAGAGCCGAAGCCCGAAACCACGCCGGTCAGGTCGAATAAGCCCGACAAACCCGGGAAGCCGCCGGAGGCCGCCTGGGGGCCGAGTCTGGCACCGTGGCTGTTTGGCGGGGCAGGGGGAGCATTGCTTGGCGGCATGGCCGTGGCGATGGCGTTGCTGGTGGCGCGGCCGCCTGCGCCGCCGCAAGATCCGCAGGAGATGCAGGCCAGCGTCGGACTGCAACCGCAGGAGATCGTGGCGAGTCACGTGCGGGCGTTGCTGTCGCAACACCCGATCGATGTGGTCTCGACCGACCAGCACACCGTCAAGCCGTGGTTCAACGGGCGCATCGACTATGCGCCGCCTGTGGTGAACCTCGCGGACAAAGGCTTCCCGTTGGAGGGAGGGCGGCTCGATTACGTGGGCGGACGCACCGTCGCGGTGCTCGTCTATCGGACGGACAAGCACCCGATCGATCTGTATGTGTTTCCCGCACGCGACAAGGGATCGGCGGCACCGACGATCAGTGGCACGGATGGGTACACCATCGCGCGTTGGCGACGCGCGGGCATGACGTACTGGGCCATTACCGATGCCGAAGCGTCGCATCTGCGTGTGTTTGTGGAGGCATTGCAGGCGGCGACCTGA
- a CDS encoding PHA/PHB synthase family protein, whose amino-acid sequence MPAASPTPHQPSAPPAAAPLPSTATFTDHLDRAAMATTARFTGNVSPAAVALAWADWAMHAATAPGHQLNVFKAFAAIDKPAAAQSTSVSGPPEADRRFRDPLWDNPPFSWWRDRFLRTQHFVDEMTGDIPGVDPHHRDVVRFMARQWLDVFSPSNLGCLNPEVLSTLRETQGQSLIQGAQRWWSDLHDMAAGHAPGAGPEACKAFRVGHEIAATPGKVVYRNAYFELLQYAPTQPQTWREPILIVPSWLLKYYILDLEAQHSLVRYLVAQGHSVFMVSWHNPGPEARDRGLEDYLNEGLLTALREVRRLTHNAPVHACGYCLGGTLLAIAAATLARENGKDKGHNPLASVTLLAAQTDFSEPGELGLFIDASQVAYLEAMMWRQGFIGGEQLAGTFQLLNSRDLIWSRLMRDYLLGKPAQTTDFTVWNADTTRIPARLHSQCLRELYLNNALATGTLQVGGQPVALSDIRVPMFVVATERDHISPWRSVYKMHLLYHGDLTFALVSGGHNVGVVCEPGHARSHHRVATRAAGTAYRAPEDWFAATPAMQSSWWPAWQAWLLAQGSGKSVAAPWPPARTLADAPGTYVLER is encoded by the coding sequence ATGCCTGCGGCCAGTCCCACGCCGCATCAGCCATCGGCGCCACCCGCGGCTGCGCCGCTGCCCTCAACGGCAACGTTCACCGATCACCTCGACCGGGCGGCGATGGCCACGACCGCACGCTTCACAGGCAACGTCTCGCCGGCCGCCGTGGCGCTCGCGTGGGCGGACTGGGCAATGCACGCCGCCACGGCCCCCGGCCATCAACTCAATGTTTTCAAAGCCTTTGCCGCTATCGACAAACCGGCGGCAGCTCAGTCGACGTCAGTCAGCGGACCACCCGAGGCAGACCGGCGCTTTCGCGATCCCCTGTGGGACAACCCGCCGTTTTCCTGGTGGCGCGATCGCTTTCTGCGCACTCAACATTTCGTCGACGAGATGACCGGAGACATTCCCGGCGTCGATCCGCATCACCGCGACGTGGTGCGTTTCATGGCGAGGCAATGGCTCGACGTCTTCTCGCCAAGCAACCTCGGGTGCCTGAATCCTGAAGTGCTCTCCACCCTGCGTGAGACGCAAGGCCAAAGCCTGATCCAGGGGGCGCAACGCTGGTGGTCCGACTTGCACGACATGGCGGCGGGCCACGCGCCGGGAGCGGGGCCCGAGGCATGCAAGGCGTTTCGTGTCGGTCACGAGATCGCCGCGACGCCCGGCAAAGTCGTCTATCGCAATGCGTATTTCGAATTGCTGCAATACGCGCCGACCCAACCGCAGACGTGGCGCGAGCCAATCCTGATCGTGCCGTCGTGGCTGCTGAAGTACTACATCCTCGATCTGGAAGCTCAGCACTCCCTCGTGCGCTATCTCGTCGCACAGGGCCATAGCGTCTTCATGGTGTCATGGCACAACCCCGGCCCGGAGGCTCGCGACCGCGGGCTGGAAGATTATCTGAACGAAGGGTTGCTCACGGCGTTGCGCGAGGTGCGTCGTCTGACGCACAACGCACCGGTGCACGCGTGCGGCTATTGTCTCGGGGGCACGCTGCTCGCCATCGCGGCCGCGACACTGGCGCGCGAGAACGGCAAGGACAAGGGGCACAATCCACTCGCCAGCGTTACGTTGCTCGCGGCGCAGACCGACTTCAGCGAACCGGGCGAGTTGGGCCTGTTCATCGATGCGAGTCAGGTGGCGTATCTGGAAGCGATGATGTGGCGTCAGGGTTTCATCGGCGGGGAACAACTCGCGGGGACGTTTCAACTACTCAATTCGCGCGATCTGATCTGGTCACGGCTCATGCGCGACTATCTGCTCGGCAAGCCGGCCCAGACGACAGACTTCACTGTATGGAATGCCGACACGACGCGCATTCCGGCGCGGCTGCATAGCCAGTGCCTGCGCGAGCTATATCTGAACAATGCGCTGGCGACAGGAACGCTTCAGGTCGGCGGCCAGCCTGTGGCGCTGTCGGATATTCGCGTACCGATGTTCGTCGTGGCGACCGAGCGCGACCACATTTCGCCGTGGCGCTCCGTCTACAAGATGCATTTGCTGTACCACGGCGATCTCACGTTCGCCCTCGTCTCGGGCGGGCATAACGTCGGCGTAGTGTGCGAGCCGGGACACGCGCGCAGTCACCACCGGGTAGCAACGCGTGCAGCGGGGACTGCCTATCGCGCACCGGAAGATTGGTTCGCGGCGACACCTGCCATGCAAAGCTCGTGGTGGCCGGCGTGGCAGGCCTGGCTTCTGGCGCAGGGCAGCGGCAAATCCGTTGCCGCCCCCTGGCCGCCAGCACGGACGCTGGCCGACGCGCCCGGAACTTACGTGCTGGAGCGATGA
- a CDS encoding RNA polymerase sigma factor: protein MTDAEKPGAQASGRFEALALPHLDAAYNLARWLSGSASDADDIVQEAYLRALRFFDGFRGENARAWLLAIVRNTWLTEWRRRSDASDGTPFDEATHGLHGDASLPGWDDTTPGDPEMLAVRRDECALVRDALATLPVVFREVLVLREMEDMSYREIETIVGVPAGTVMSRLARGRQMLAAAVRAARDTVHKPAAATSSTPSAQITRLTRLPLDGTTRGGRDE from the coding sequence GTGACCGACGCTGAAAAACCCGGCGCACAGGCGTCGGGACGGTTCGAAGCCCTGGCGTTGCCGCATCTCGATGCGGCGTACAACCTCGCGCGATGGCTGTCTGGCAGCGCGAGCGATGCCGACGATATCGTGCAGGAAGCCTATCTGCGCGCGCTGCGTTTTTTCGACGGCTTTCGCGGCGAGAATGCGCGGGCGTGGTTGCTGGCCATCGTGCGCAACACCTGGCTGACGGAGTGGCGCCGCCGTTCCGATGCGTCGGACGGCACACCGTTCGACGAGGCCACGCACGGTCTGCACGGCGATGCGAGTTTGCCTGGTTGGGACGACACGACGCCCGGCGATCCCGAAATGCTGGCGGTTCGCCGCGACGAATGTGCGCTGGTACGCGACGCGCTGGCCACGCTGCCGGTCGTCTTCCGCGAGGTGCTGGTGTTGCGTGAGATGGAGGACATGAGCTACCGGGAAATCGAGACGATCGTGGGGGTGCCCGCCGGCACGGTCATGTCGCGTCTGGCCCGCGGCAGACAGATGTTGGCCGCCGCCGTGCGCGCCGCGCGGGACACGGTGCACAAGCCCGCCGCCGCGACATCGAGCACGCCGTCGGCGCAGATCACACGTCTCACACGTCTGCCGCTCGACGGCACCACCCGGGGAGGACGCGATGAATAA
- a CDS encoding metallophosphoesterase family protein has protein sequence MSRNENDKPDVTSDEAGPVPAGEASPTMSRRRAMACLAWAGAGILWTLDGGVPRGISLGTAAAAEMPASHALTFVQISDSHIGFNKAPNPDPAATLQSAIERIRGASERPAFMLHTGDVSHLSRPEEFDIAQQIVNGAGLETHYVPGEHDVIGDDGRTFFARFSPDTKGLGWYSFDQRGVHFVALVNVLNLKAGGMGYLGDAQLAWLAADLKGRSHSTPLVVFTHMPLWSVYPAWGWGTDDGDRALALLRPFGSVTVLNGHIHQVLQKVEGNVRLQTAMSTAFPQPAPGDGPGPGPLKVEASQLRQTLGIRRVDFTTLDGAPLLGDTTLAS, from the coding sequence ATGAGTCGCAACGAAAACGACAAGCCGGACGTCACGTCTGACGAAGCCGGTCCGGTCCCTGCCGGCGAGGCGTCGCCCACGATGTCGCGGCGCAGGGCGATGGCTTGTCTCGCGTGGGCGGGCGCAGGCATCCTGTGGACGCTCGACGGCGGCGTGCCGCGTGGCATCTCGCTTGGCACTGCTGCCGCAGCGGAAATGCCGGCCAGCCATGCGCTCACTTTCGTGCAGATCAGCGACAGCCACATCGGCTTCAACAAAGCCCCGAATCCCGATCCGGCTGCCACGCTCCAATCCGCCATCGAGCGGATTCGGGGGGCGTCGGAGCGCCCGGCGTTCATGCTGCATACCGGCGACGTCAGCCATCTCTCCCGCCCCGAGGAATTCGATATCGCGCAGCAGATCGTGAACGGCGCGGGGCTGGAGACGCATTACGTGCCCGGCGAACACGACGTCATCGGCGACGACGGCCGCACGTTCTTCGCGCGCTTCTCGCCGGACACCAAAGGCCTTGGCTGGTACAGCTTCGATCAGCGGGGCGTGCACTTCGTCGCGCTCGTCAACGTGCTCAATCTGAAGGCCGGGGGCATGGGGTATCTCGGCGACGCGCAACTCGCATGGCTCGCTGCCGACCTCAAGGGACGCTCCCACAGCACACCGCTCGTGGTGTTTACGCACATGCCGCTGTGGTCGGTCTACCCCGCCTGGGGATGGGGCACGGACGATGGCGATCGCGCGCTGGCCTTGCTCCGGCCGTTCGGTTCGGTCACGGTGCTCAACGGGCATATCCATCAGGTCCTTCAGAAAGTGGAGGGCAATGTGCGGTTGCAGACCGCGATGTCGACCGCGTTCCCGCAACCCGCGCCGGGCGATGGCCCCGGCCCCGGACCGCTGAAGGTCGAGGCCTCGCAATTGCGGCAGACGCTCGGCATTCGTCGCGTCGACTTCACCACGCTCGATGGCGCGCCGTTGCTCGGCGACACCACGTTGGCGTCATGA